cttaccagattattgtaagcttcaataaaggtagaatcacagttgatagcttgcttgtaatgcagaattgccatgtcaagttgactttgttcataatagatgccagcaaggtttcctgcgtccagatatccccaatgcatagttgacataataaactctcttcagagcatagtttgcagcaaagttatccacaaaatcaaaaagagattaATAGTCCAATGACAAATGATAATCAAAGTGAAGAAATAAACAAGTAGATAATAGGTTCCATTATCACAACAGTTCACAGAAcctaaacattctaaaaataCTAAATCTAAGAATTTATTTCAGCCCTGGTCGAAAAGAGTACTCAGTTACTCCACAAGTTTGAGCAACAAGGGTGACTTAGCTATGTGCCACTGTGATGATAACCTACATTGACAGTgacaaaggaagaagaggagagatAAGTGATCATGGGCTTCTTTCGATCAATGTTTTGTAAACGATCGTGGCAAAAGGGCTACTATTCAAATGGGTGAACAGGAGGGGGACGTGCTTGCTTAGCTcgcaagagaagagaaaagagatgggCCCACTTGTAAGGAGCATTCAGGAGTTCAGGGAAAATAAGGAGTGGGTTTTGATGCACAAAACTCTAATTTATCGTTGAACCAGTCAACAGGACCATCCCAGTTTAGTTCAAGCCTGGTCCCACCTCGGTTCGACCATAAGATTAAGCCTAATTTGAACACGAGATTAACTTAAATATATCTATACCAGTTCTAACTCTCAAATATTGATTAATAAATTTCCAAAGGAAAACATGAAGCAAAGAGGTCATCAAATTCATGCCCTTTGCTCCATAATAAAATGGATTAGATTGCTCAATAAGAAAATGGGTTAGATTCTATAGGTTCAACAAAACCTATGGGAACTTAACAGTGGAGTGGAGTGGAATAAAAAgacgagagagaaagaaaactaaaataaaataaagaataaagcaaaaaaatagctataaaaataaatagaaaatggagAGGAGTCCTAATTGTGAATGAACAAATTCACACACAAAATTTAAAAGGATCTTTCTAATACTCAGAAAAGAATAAGGGCCAAAGGAATGATCATGAAAGATTTCATGTTTTTAGCAGTTAAATTATAAAAAAGtttctaatttttaggactattgtttacttgaaaaatagttgtaaggatttttcaaaattttttcaagTAAACTCAAAGGAATTTTTCAAGTATTGAAgaagtttgtaaaaattctttGACATATAATTTTAGGACTATTGTTAATTGCTAAAAATTTTGAAGAAGTTTACTTGAAAAATTCCTTTGAGTTTTCTCAGAGTTGCATTCTGTTTCATTTTAATTCTCTTCGCCAGGCATCAAGGTTTGTTACAGAGCAATCTTGGCCTCTTTTGATAGGGTTCAGATGGAGTTGCAAATGATAGGTTTGTGACTTTCTACCCATTTTCTATGCTTAAAAGTTGGTTGGTGAACATTACTATACTGTTATGTATATCACACAAATGACAAATCCTTTGAATTGAACAACAGTTATGAACTGGTTTTTGTCAGACTACATTAGGCATACCCAAGAAAAGTTTTTGTCAGACTACATTGGCTCAAAGCAACTCAGAATTCATGCAAACCTAGATTAAATATTTGTTCAGATTCAAACAATATTCAAAATTGAATTTGCTAACATTTCAGATCACCATGTCAAGTCTAGTAGATAAATCTTAGACTAAACACTTACTTGAATGTAACTGTGCACACCATATTTTTCATGGTTATCCCTGACATGCTTGTAGGGAAATTTCTTCCCACATTCAGAAAATCTACATGCAAATGGACGAAGATTTTGATGGACTGCTTTTATGTGCTGTCTGAGATTTGATACCTGCAAGGCGCAAAAACTATACTTTATAATTACTAAATAGAAGATTGATTGCTTATCCAGATATAAATTAAGTGATGCATATGAGAAGAAAAAAAGGGTGATCTTCCAATAAATTGTCCTTATCAACAAGTGTGCATTTATGCAATTAATAATGAATGTGGTAAAAGGCCATTTGAACATCTATTTTAACTGCCTACACACTTCAAGCCTCTGTTAAAAAAAGCTCAAATTACCTTTGATCCGTTCATATCTGATAATTGTCTTTGCCTAGGTGTTTTAAGCTTCTGTTAAAAAGGCTCAAATTAGGCATCTCCATGATCTTTACCTTTGATCCATTCATATTCAATAATTGTCTCCTAGTTCAAGAACTGCTTCTAATACAGGAAAATCAACCTCAATAACAATTTCAGCATGTCTTAGTCTCTTGCAAAGAGGTTAAGCTTCGAACAATTAATGTCCTAACCAAATTCCTGATGGCGCACAAATTGGGATGCAAACATATTATGGTTTTATTTGGTCATGATTTTAACCTCATCCTATTAACTGAAAAAGTGCTACTAGATTGCCTCCAAATAGCAATTAAGCTTTGACGGCCTGAGAGACAGAAAATCGATAACTACACAAAATTCAGGTCTTACATTTGAAAAGGTGCGTTCACAACCTTCAAAGTTACATTTTGTCCTCTCAATCACCTCACTTGCTTCATGCATGTGTTCATGTCGTTTAATATTCTTCTTCAGCTGTTTTGTTCCACAAATCACACAATCAACATAAAGGTGAGAAGTTTTGATATGTGCTTTAAGGCATTCTGCATTTGTGAATGTCTTCATACATCCAGGTTCATTGCTAACGACTTCCACATATTCCAATATATAAACAAAATGCTAACATTGAATATATATTCCTTAATTAGCACATAAAactttgaacatgctttaaatatCTGAGACACAAGTTTCAATATGAAGATGAATTTGACATGCAATCGAGTACCTGATCAGAAATGTAGTAACGGTTTCCAAACAAAACAAGATGAAAACCATACTTGCGTAACATTGGTGGGATGGAAAGCAAATAGCAGTAGGAGCAGCTTGCTGCAACGACGAACACCAGAGCAATTTCAGATAGTTATCTAGCCGAGGTGAAAAACCAAACTTATTATTATCTTTGAATTTAGCGCCATCATATCCTTTCTTGACCTATCTCCTTTGTTGGTAAAATTTGGTTAAACTCCAAGTGGTTCTAAGAGGATTGGAGAGAACTGAACAACACCTGAAATTTCTCCCAATTGATGTTCTCCGAGTTAATTAACTCGGCATTAGGTGAAAGAGTGAAAAATAGACCAATTCCCAGCACAAGCACCAAAACACTACCCTTCATGCAGCCAAAATTACGTGTTAACTTCATCAAAATTGTCTTGCAATACTTGTCAGCTTCTTTGATGGATGCTACTTGGCTGGGGTCTGTGTTTCTTGACAGGGCATCTTCATTCTTTGAtagagaaaataagaagaaaaagattcTGATCAgcaactaaattttgaaaaacactgTGCAACTAAACCTGACCACATCTAGATACAAGTGCAACAAATAAGTAAATTTATCATATCATGCACACGATAGATGCCAAGGATGGAAATCCAAAAACTGTGAGCTTCGAATGACTGAACTTGGacaagaaaattagaaatatttgATAGTAGCTATACTTACTTTAGCCCTCAAATGCTTAAGTGTTACTTTGAGAGTGTCGGGGGAAATTTTGGCCGAGTAATTTCGCCACTCAGTGGAGAGTTTCCGAAGAACAATAATTGTCGCACCAACATTCTCTACATAGAGTTTTTCCTTCATGATACAACAGTTAAAGCAGTAAGAAAGGTTTACAAAATAATAAAAGCTATAAATAGCACGTTTGAAGAACAACTCACCCACTGTTTATAGCACTCAGCATTCTGAGTCAAACACCAGATGAACAAATCCGTCGCTTCCTTTGTTAGCTCGGAATTATCTGTATATAAGTTCCATGTTAAGTACAATCATACTATGAAAACATCAGCCTAGGACACATAATAATGCAACATCTCAATTATACTTTCTTGAATCGCTTGGATGGCAAAAGGCAAAAGCTGTTGTGATGCTTGCTTTGTGGTTTTGGTACCAGAACCAGTAAGAGCCAACTCTTTTAGAGTAGGATAAAATGTCTCAAATCTTTCAGTTGCCTGCAGAAAGATATATTAGGAACTCATCGTAAAATTTTATGCAATATGGAGATCTTCCATGGAAATAGGCAAACCTTGACTCGAGCTGTAGAAGCAGGAAAAGTCGCCCGCATGAGTAGATCAAGTACAGCAAGTGGTACTATGCGTTCCCCCTTTCGAACAGCGCCATTTAACAGAATAGTTCGAGCTTTCGGTCCAGAGAGAATCTTGAAATAAAGCCAGAAAGTAGCTTTTGactaaagcaataaatagaaacaaAAGGATAAGAGTATCAGCATTGCCTCATGACAAACCTTTCGACCAATTGCAGCACCAAGTCCCTAGACTGTGGGTTCACATTTGATTTTCCACAAACTACAGGAAATAGGAAATGCGACCAGATGTACATGCCGACAATCAGATCGCCCGCCCATGTCGCCGCTCCACCGCCTGCCTTGAACGTGCATCGCCTCGTACCCCTCCCCCTCGAACCACCGCTCCCGCTCTAGGTGGCGGCAAAGGGGGAGCCGTTGGAAGGGCGCCGACGAAGGCAAGGTCATGATTGCCGGAGAGGTAGATCTGGCGCAGAAGGGGAGATAGCGGGAGGGGAGGGATAGGAGAAAGTAAGTCAATGCCCCTTATGTGTACGAGCTCCTGGATCTCGGTGCtgttctctcttccttcggattccctcacgttgccgaccaaccgtgccatggtgGTCGTGGGCATCCTCTTGTTGTTCGGATCTCGTCGGGCCCTACCTTagccgggaagagcgaagagaggaaggaggaggaggaagagaggatcagACGAGGAGGCAGAACGGAACGTCGAtccaggaaggggcgtcgatcgaaggggaagaaggaagggGCATCGATCGAAGGGGAAGAGGTAGATGAGgctcggaggtttaggtttaggtttagactgAGAGAAGGGGTGcaatattggtttaggtttggagggaactttgtgaagtgttgtaaattttggctggtggaaaaattaaattatttgtttttggttcattaacaccgggttttaaaaactgctgttaaaaccggtgtctattaacaaaaaaaaaaggcgctcatagacatcggctaaaaaaccgatgtctataagcgaaaatctgcgcttatagacaccggtttttaaaAAAACCAatgtaaaatactcaaaaacatcggtttttgcttaaaactgttgttgttccaccgatgtctatgagggtttttcttgtagtgccagGTGTACAGTTCTacataccataccttataagcaccttttcaatataggcatGTTGTGAAAGCCCAAGAATGCCTCTTGAACGATCatgatagatctgtatgcctaaaataaaggatgcttcaccaagatcttttatttcaaaattatcatatagaaatgacttggtttgatgcagcataccattattattgctcgcaagcaatatatcgtccatatacaaaacaagtataataaACTTGCTCCCACTAAACTTGgcatatatgcactgatcaatggggttctctttaaattcaaatgagataaccacttgatcaaattttcggTACCATTGACGGGACGTCTGCTTTAAACTATAAAtgaacttctttaatctacatgctaggtgctttgagtctctagactcaaagttctctggttgcaccatatatatatatatactcctctatgtctccattgaggaatgcagtctttacGTCCATTTAATGTAGCTTTAAATTATAATGAGCTACAAATATCATGACTatcctaagggagtctttcgtcgaCACAGGTGATAAAGTCTAtttgtaatcaatgtcttctttctgagtgaatcccttggcaacaagatgagccttatacttttcgacattgccccttgaatcctacttggttttaaatatctatttacaACCAACGAGCTTCTTTCCTTCAGGCAATTTAACAAGTTCCCAAACGTCATTATCtgtcatagacttcaactcttcttgcatggcgttaatccaactttcagggttagagcattgtttgacttcttggaaagatgtaggatcaccttccaaccctatgtcaaagtcatgctcttggagataaatataatcacgagaattcgtggttctccgttcccttgtggattgccttaaagacacttgtgtttaagatggtagaggtacttgctcatcaatatgaggcaatacttcaatttTAGTGGTAAGctcctccaattgcattggagatgttatggaaatatcttggttcactacgctCACTGGATGTGTAATGTCCATAATGTGTGGTATGGTAACCATGCCGCTACTGATCGCACTAGTAGTGACCACAGGAGGATTACCAATGCATTCCTGAAAAGATATTTCCCTTACCTTATCACTCCCACTATTCTTAATGAACTTAGCATTTCCTGTTTCGAAGAAagatctattagagggatcataaaatgtctatcctcttgacttctcagaataacctataaaattgcaactaactgTTCTTGAGTCTAGTTTGCTTTCATTAGGCAtgtaaggcctagcttcagctggacaacccCAAACGTATAAATGCCTAATGGTGGGCTTTCTACTTGTCCACATCTCAAATGGGGTTTTAGTTACTgtcttactaggtactctattgaaTAGGTAAATTGTAGTCTTGAGTACTTTATCCCACAAAtactctggtagagaagtgaaagtcattATACTTTTTACCATATCTTTTAGGGTTCAATTGCAATGCTTagctacaccattctgactgGGTGTACCAGACATGGTATATTATGGCACAATCCCACACTTAGCAAGTTAGTTCACAAAAGGTCCTGAAcattgttcacctgatccatcatattgatcataatattcacctccacggtcgaatcggacaactttaattttcttacctaattgAAGTTCAACAtcgactttgaaaattttgaacatgtccaaagattgtgatttctcatgaataaggtacagatagccaaatctggaatagtcgtatatgaagctaataaaataggtgtgtccattccaagatgccttagggaatgGTCCACAAATGTTAgtatgtattagctccaaaacgttactacaacggctagccccttgttccttttgttagtggtcttccccttaACACACTCTATGCAGATATCACAGTCTGACATATCAAGAAaatcgagaattccatgtgacattaacctttataggcattgtttggatatatgtcctaaacgctTATGCTACAATATGAAAGAATTCTCGTCAGTCAATTTACGTTTCATACCTATACTATGTATTATTATGTTGTCAACCAtaggagtaaaggtgttcaatttataaagcttatcaaccaaagaaccattgccaaccaacactgaattaaagaaaatacttaaaattccatttctaaatgaacaagaataacctgatttgtccaaataagaaattgaaatcaaatttcgtcaaaaagatggtacaataaaaatattttctaaatccagaaaAACATTAGACCCTAGacaaagcctaaaaacaccaatcgacttgactttagccttctttccatttcttgtatagatgtatctttcatcaTCAAGCGGAAGTCGGCTCTTGAGACAACCCTACATattgacacttatgtgagtaatAGCATCGGTATCTATTCACCAAGGGTTAGTTGGTACAATAGCTAGATTAACTTCcaaactaacaaagttgagaagtttacctttctttacacGCTAGTTAGCGCACTTGAggcagtctttcttcatatgacctttcttcttgtaaaagaaacaagtggattccttatcctgcttcttgtgctccttatAGTCATTGCCTCCAGAATCtatagtttgttttccttttcctttgttattgatcctcttttgtttcttactcgcactttgagaaccatatgttaagtgagcactctcagatGTCTTAATCTTCAGTCTTCATTCCTCTTGCACGCATTGAGTAATGAGCTCATTCAatatccacttttccttttgagtattatacgatatcttaaaaggagtaaACTGTGCAGGTAGAGACATCAAGACGAAAAGAACTAACATACCCTTAAacatatcgagttttagtgctttcagacttgTCGCTATTGTTGAACCCCATGGTTGTCTTGacgtgatcaaccaaattaggttaGGTACTGTTtggtttaatccctgtgtctaagtgtgcaggagcttaggagcacaagaagttaagcgaaagacacggctagcgagaaggatggcatgggagagagtgGGCGTGCtcagtgtgtccgagggacgaggtgccgcggaagagtacaccggtggacgagaataacgtatgcgacgttcgagagacgagaagccggggaggaaggctactcgaggaggaGGTCGGAAATtatgttcgggtgagccctatttcggatggttgaaatcacccaagcgagcagagccggagtggaagactcggACTGAGGCGAGCATAACCAGAGTAGAGGGCACGgatccattccgagcgcccggagtccgggtgcccggaagcgCTCGAAACTCAATTTTTATCAAGTTCGACGTGTACGTTGATCGAcacatcggggatagaattctatcccactccaggtgcccgaaacccttccaagcgtctggaacagtgctataaatagagctatgatttcagtagatcagacaacaacttgtaattcctTTCTCTCTGTTCTACTATTGCTTGTGAGATGTTAACGTTGTTAGAGGCTACTATGCCCGAAAGAGATCTTCATAAAGTGcacttcattttccttggattagtaatcttctgattgcaaaccaagtaattctccttgtgtctctgtctttttaattagtctcttaattGTTATTTATAAGTATTCATaattaagctataagtcgagaaagggtcgagtttatttttgcagggcaattcacccctcccctcttgtcggccaccaagggaccaacaagtggcatcagagcaaggacacttcagaaggattaaccgccgaccgaagcaaCGAAACTAATGgctggaccaagcatcgttccaccaaaattcgagggagaattcg
This window of the Zingiber officinale cultivar Zhangliang chromosome 3B, Zo_v1.1, whole genome shotgun sequence genome carries:
- the LOC122054826 gene encoding uncharacterized protein LOC122054826 — its product is MTLPSSAPFQRLPLCRHLERERWFEGEGYEAMHVQGRRWSGDMGGRSDCRHSKATFWLYFKILSGPKARTILLNGAVRKGERIVPLAVLDLLMRATFPASTARVKATERFETFYPTLKELALTGSGTKTTKQASQQLLPFAIQAIQENNSELTKEATDLFIWCLTQNAECYKQWEKLYVENVGATIIVLRKLSTEWRNYSAKISPDTLKVTLKHLRAKNEDALSRNTDPSQVASIKEADKYCKTILMKLTRNFGCMKGSVLVLVLGIGLFFTLSPNAELINSENINWEKFQVLFSSLQSS